Sequence from the Fragaria vesca subsp. vesca linkage group LG4, FraVesHawaii_1.0, whole genome shotgun sequence genome:
CTAAGCCTGATGTCGATCTGGGGCCTCGTCTGCTCGAGCCTCCTCACGACTTGTTCCAAATATATTATTAATTTCCCAGCCGAAATTCCAATATTTACACAAAATAGGCAAAAATTAACCGAGAGCCATTAACACGCTCATCATTGCCTAACTTCGAAATGGTCCACATTTCAACCCTAGAACCAGTAGCCGTAACTACACCTTCTCACAGTTTAAACAACTTTAAATCCAACGGCCGGATTCTACATTAATTAACCGCCAAAAATACCAAACTTCGGAAATTCACAAACCTATCCAAAACTCATCCAAAAATTCTATAATTTACATCAATAAACTCCCCTTAATATTCCAAATTTAAAAACATTAAAATCTCCCAACCGGCGGCGGCGCTAGCTCCGCGGGCAGCGACGGCCGGAGGCCGATTCCGGCGACCTCCAAATCCTACCAAATTTTAACAGAAGCTTCCTCTCCACTCCCTCTACAACTTTCCTAACTAGCACAAACCCAAAATCCAAGCCTAGCTATGCCAATCGAACAGAAACATCAAAAACGCCCTAGAACTTCCACCTCAAATTTCTCCTTACCTGAAGCGAACCGAAGTGAGTCCTTTTAAGGCAAGGCAGCTGGGTTGGAGACCTACAAAACCGTACTAGGCTTGCCCAGATTGGTGGCCGGAGGAGGGAGTTCCGGCGAAGGAGAGCTTTGGACAGCCGGAGGTTCCAGGTGTTGTTCCTCTCTCACGGCGGCGCTAGGGGGGCTGTCACCGGCCTAGAATGGAAGCTGGGTTGGAGACCGACCGAACGGGACCGGTACGGCAATTTCACGCGGCCGGACGGCGGCGGACGAGTGGCCGGAAGGTTTGGCAGCGAAAGGACTCGGGGAGAGAGAGGACCGGGAAGAAAAAGAGGGAAGAGAGAAATGGGTTTGGGCCTCTAACCCCAAACCGGCCAACACCCTTATACACCAAAACCCAACTCTAAAATTTACACCCCAAAATAAAATACCCTATTAAAAATTACCTTTTTCTAGCTAAAATCTACAATTTTTACCGTCATCATAAATTTCTCCTACCAATAATTCTCCGAAAGTAACCGTTCCCCAAACCCCTCTAGGGACCAATTAAACTATAACCTCAATGACGGAGACGGTAAAATTCTTATTATAATCAAGCTAGTAAATAAGGTAAAAATTTAAGGGTCGGGATGTGACAAATAGTTTATTTTTTTCTTTGAAGGCTGTTTCCCGGGCGAACGCTCAGAACCGGCATGATGGTTCCTTGTGTGTGTTGCCGGTTCTGAGCGTTCGCCCGGGAAACAGCCTTCAGAACCGGCAACACACACAAGGAACCATCATGCCGGTTCTAGACTGTTTGCTGTCTTCATGGACGAGGTGGCCAGGGAACATCCAGAAGTCAACCGGTACGTCTATACGTACGAGAAGACATATCCTGACGCCCAGGAGGATATTGTAAGTCATCTTACATTTTTAAATTTTAAATTTTACGTATATATATGTGAAAATGTTAATTAATCATTTTTTTTCCTATCCAAGTAGGCGAAGGTGAGGGAGGCTAGTGACGAGGTGATGAGTACTATAGTGAGGGAGACATGGCAGGACACGCAGGAGGAAGAGATGTCCGAAGCCATGTCCCGGATCATCACTTCGGATCCGAGGGTTGGGGCGAGGATCATGGGCATAGCTTTCCCACCGCGAGCAAACAACTTCTACTGCCGGGGTCTAGGAAAGAAGGGCGAGGGGGTCCTGAAGACCACTCCAGGATTTCAACGAAAGGCAGCCTTGACCAGCAGCAGGACGACTCAGCTAGAGTCGGAAGTTGAGAGACTACGGGAACAGCAAGCTGCTCAGGCTGCCGCTCATGCCGCCCAGATCGCCGCCTAGACAGCCTATACTGCCACGGTATATGCCACCCAGCGGACCCAGCAGCAGCAGATGTTCCAGTACTTGCAGGAGTTTACAGCTGCCCAGCTTCAGGGACTTCCGGCTTCGCCTATGCCTACGCCTATACCGCTACCTCAGCTGCCGCAACCTCCTCAGCAGCAACCTCCTCCGCAGCAGCCCCCAAAATCGGATATTGATTTAGACAATCTAGATTTTCTGTAGTTTATCAATTATATAGTTTTATGTGCTTGTTGTTGGTTATATGCAATTGTTTTGGTGTATTTTGCAGGTTGCTTGGAATGGTAATTTAGAAATTTCAGGTTTTTTTTTTTACTGGAATTGACTTATAGCTGATGAAACATGTAAGATATTCGTCGGCTATAGTATTTTTAATTTTTTTTATAAGGTTTAGCTGACGAATTATGGCATGTTTTGTCGGCTAAACCCTTCTAAAACCGACGAAACAGACTATATTTCGTCGGCTATAGTTATTTTTTAATTTTTTTATTACATACTAAAGTCTCAGACTATGGTCGACAAAACATTTAAGATATTCATCGGCTAAATACTGGGACAATAGCCGACGACTTCTTCTAGTTTCGTTGGCTAAAGTCATCGCCGACGACTCTTTCCCGACGAAACCATAGCCGACAAAGGCTCGTCGACTAAAATCTTAACCAACGAATTAAGCTAACAAGCCGACGAAACTTTTTCGTCAGCTAAAATGCTTATCCTGGTAGTGAATATGCATATTTTTAACCGAATTGATCGAGGATTCATCATGGTCTCATGGTGATAAAGTAGTCTAGGGTTCACATCCAAAACCAATTAGCAATGGATGGAATGACCTAAACTCTTATAAACCACAAACAAGGTCCCATTTTTCCCGATGTGGGATATATATCTCAACACGCCCCCGCACGTGTGACGAATCTTCAAGCCTAACACGTGGACAACATTTGGGGTGACGTGGAGTTCGTGTGGCCTTTGGGCTTCACACGTGGATGTGGGTAACCCGCTCTGATACCATGATAAAGTAGTCTGAGGTTCACATCCAAAACCAATTGGCAATGGATGGAATGGCCCAAACTCTTATAAACCACAAATAAGGTCCCATTTTTCCTGATGTGGGATATATATCTCAACACATGGGCAAGACCTTAATGATTCATAATAATGGATTCTCCCAAACAGATTATGGTTTTTGGTTGGCTTTGACCATGCAAAGACTTAGAATGGTACTGTCTATCCTGCAAATAAGTGGAATATCCATACTCGAGGTTTTCACGTAGAAGAGACCGGTGATCTAGTTTGACATATGTTTGCAATGATCTGAGACATGTTTGGGTGCAAAACGTCCAAAATAATGAATATGCAAAGGATTTTACATATATTGATCAATCATGGTGGAGCAGTTTGAATGTTCTTGAGTTTGTAAAGAAAAAATAGTCTTCTCGTTGTTTAGCAAGGAGAGAGAAAGCTTTTATTTTTTTCTAAGTCGAGATGATATAAAAAAAAGAATAAATGTGTATTTAGAAAATATATATGGTAGTATTGGTATATTTTGAATAAGGATAATATAGGAAGTTTAAAGATGTGTATCTAGTAAAATGTTAATATTATAAAGTTATTTGATAATGTATTAAGTGTGAGATGTGTATTTAGCATTTAGCCATGTGTCAATAAAATTTCTTTAAGTAAATTTATTTTTGTGGGTGTGACATATAGTATGGTAAAATTATATTACCTCATTAAAATGCATGCAACATTATATCTTTGAAGTTTTTTGAAGCATTCTTCATCAGCAACCACCGGGAGCAAATCCGACTCTCTCTCCGGCGACGTCATACAATACCTCCATATTCTTCTGCTGAGTATTTCCGAATATCGTAAGCTCGTCTGCATCATCATTCCCAACAAAAGCCAAGCAAACCTGCTTCATTGTCCCGTCCAAAAGGTAGACGATTCCAGTTGCGTCCAAAGTCAACGTAACCCCGTCGCCGAACACAAACTCTATTTTCGGATACGTCACCGTTGGATTGCAGTTGAGGTCGTAGCATGTATCTAGGAATCCATCCCCCGGAACTGAAGGATAGCTTGTCATCGCTGCCTGAAATGCGTCGCGCAAAGCGCTGAAGGCGGTGGGCGGCAGCCGTGATATGACAGTCCCGGAGTCAATGATCGTCCCCGGAGACGAAAACACCGAAGCGGGAATTGAAAGCTTTTGCCCGTTCACATTGATCCCAACCAGGTTAAGGCCGTAATACGTTGAGCCAGAGGATAAAGTAGTGAGCCGTGTGTATTTTATGGCAGCATTGGAAGCTCCGGTGGGACTGCCGAAGCTGAGGTAACCGGTGGAGCTTGCTGTTGGTGGCAGACAGTAGGAGAATGACCGGCCGTACTTCTCTGCGGTTTGTTCGATTATGGAGTACTTGTCGCGGAGAGACCAAGTAAACCGGCCGAGCCATCATGGAAGCCTTCGTTATCTTGGCCGCAGCCAAAGAGGAACCCATCAAATACGTCCGCGGGAGTTAAGGTCAGCTTGTCTTTGGAGAAAACCCCATTGGTGTGGGACTCGTCTCCATAGATCACCTCATATACGCATGTGTTTGCGGCTGATGAGCATTGGCTTCCTGCGCTCATATCAGAAAATACCCATTACTAATTATGAAGAAGCAAAGCAATAGTACTCATTTCTTCTTTATATAAAATTGAGATCATGGTTCTAGGTATGTACTCCTGAGTTGGGCGCATTCTGCGCTGTTACATGAAATTTTGGCATATGAGGTGGAGGCTGCAGGGTCGAAAATGGGATCATTTTGTGGGTAGCAACAGGGGGAAACACAAGGTTGGCATCGAGTCCAAGTGAGGAAGCTTCCGGTGTCAAATTCGAGCGAAAGTTGTTTGTTAGGTGTGCCCAATCCTACCATGACTATGTAGTTGCCTGCACCTCTGCTGGTAGCCCACCGGGACGGGAGGGTGGTGGCCTCCGATTGGCCTAGATCATCATTGCCGTTCAGTTTCTTGGAAATACGGGAGTTGA
This genomic interval carries:
- the LOC101314942 gene encoding protein ASPARTIC PROTEASE IN GUARD CELL 2-like, which gives rise to MSAGSQCSSAANTCVYEVIYGDESHTNGVFSKDKLTLTPADVFDGFLFGCGQDNEGFHDGSAGLLGLSATTSSTGYLSFGSPTGASNAAIKYTRLTTLSSGSTYYGLNLVGINVNGQKLSIPASVFSSPGTIIDSGTVISRLPPTAFSALRDAFQAAMTSYPSVPGDGFLDTCYDLNCNPTVTYPKIEFVFGDGVTLTLDATGIVYLLDGTMKQVCLAFVGNDDADELTIFGNTQQKNMEVLYDVAGERVGFAPGGC